From Plasmodium falciparum 3D7 genome assembly, chromosome: 9, one genomic window encodes:
- a CDS encoding zinc finger protein, putative — protein sequence MLEKGNNLCEVDKKKNIYKENNSNNNNMNSNNNMNNNNNMNSNNNMNSNNNNNNNIYNNINIFSEKASFSCIKNYDEHVTNYLKKGKLFYGKMKNKETQNENAHEGDIESREKYDIKKITKNVNNMSNHDKKNDQVLNNNNIKENINNINNNNNNNNNNNSYHCKNELITRKRNVYMSNRFKNNNNNNNNNNSSSNNPFDNLSSRNYKNVYNTCPKSNLIKKESHMNDKFNIHKNILNNHIDTYTNNEDSTNKDYDDKQSDSIIKNNYNNRNIYNKFYNNNLNNNYVNYNEKKYMCQSNNIYMKYKKNHFYKNYDDEKLLNRNFKKNSQAYRGYQKVPNYLKESNNLHMQDKSEPFVKEENKNMENEIVNMDKYENDFLKLKEDKMKDTNDLSFKREDNNNNNMDGENIDIKKNMSDKINDKINENINDITNDKINDKINDITNDKINDKINENINDAVNNVVSEDKELNSDKQSDKYISDELKRIKREEEKKKVMNWKSEEQTLLEEGLRIYKNLKNCPEKWTKISAVVKTRTADDCLKRFLYCRAVVLKEKKKLKEVTEQKNEKGKEKEETIIKQGTEDLKNSKNEINNDDIKDDEEHEQDIDSDDMNINNNMNIKGKSLLLNNVHLKNISLYKAVLLKLQLICNRCCNTFDVTSTSKEACQIICTCVNCSNSAVVEVYRNICFMENTCVCILKFNQCSLMDLLTADYSVNCESCGRKNLFKNVTSGKEINVNCQKCFSKLEFKYKDISFDEPINANNESLKKIDDMINKLFTKKKSTKKAVPTASNNLKIEKTKNMIKINNIEVKDGACKHFKKSHRLFKFPCCNKIFPCPTCHDLNSNHECDIAKRVICGFCYREFSDDEVCICQRDKKLKKGGKFWEVRKGCRNAITLSRNDSKKYKLLNRQSVQKKKKK from the exons atgttagaAAAAGGTAATAACTTGTGTGAAgtggataaaaaaaaaaatatatacaaggaaaataatagtaataataataatatgaacagtaataataatatgaacaataataataatatgaacagtaataataatatgaacagtaataataataataataataacatttacaataatataaatatattcagtGAAAAAGCGTCTTTTTCTTGTATAAAGAATTATGATGAACATGtaacaaattatttaaagaaaGGAAAATTGTTTTATGGGAAgatgaaaaataaagaaacacAAAATGAGAATGCTCACGAAGGTGATATAGAATCAAGAGAAAAATacgatataaaaaaaattacaaaaaatgtaaataatatgagtaatcatgataaaaaaaatgaccaagtattaaataataataatataaaagaaaacataaataatattaataataataataataataataataataataatagttatcATTGTAAGAACGAATTAATAACAAGAAAAAGAAACGTATATATGTCCAACcgatttaaaaataataataacaataataataataataatagtagtagtaataatccTTTTGATAATTTATCAAGTAGAAAttacaaaaatgtatataatacttGTCCTAAAagtaatttaataaaaaaagaaagtcaTATGAATGACAAGTTTAATATTCataagaatattttaaataatcatattgATACATACACGAATAATGAAGATTCTACTAATAAggattatgatgataaacAAAGTGAtagtataataaaaaataattataataatagaaatatatataataaattttataataataatttaaataataattatgttaattataatgaaaaaaaatatatgtgccaaagtaataatatatatatgaaatataaaaaaaatcacttttacaaaaattatgatgatgaaaagtTATTAAACAGAAATTTTAAGAAAAACAGCCAAGCGTATAGGGGTTATCAAAAAGTAcctaattatttaaaagaatcAAATAACCTGCACATGCAAGATAAAAGTGAACCATTTGTTAaagaggaaaataaaaatatggagAATGAAATAGTAAATATggataaatatgaaaatgattttttaaaactaAAGGAAGATAAAATGAAAGATACAAATGATTTATCATTTAAAAgggaagataataataataataatatggatggtgaaaatatagatataaaaaaaaatatgagtgataaaataaatgacaaaataaatgaaaatataaatgatataacaaatgacaaaataaatgacaaaataaatgatataacaaatgacaaaataaatgacaaaataaatgaaaatataaatgatgctGTAAATAATGTTGTTAGTGAAGACAAGGAATTAAATTCAGATAAACAAagtgataaatatataagtgatgaattaaaaagaattaaaagagaagaagaaaaaaaaaaagttatgaATTGGAAAAGTGAAGAACAGACTTTACTTGAAGAAGGGTTAAGAATTTataagaatttaaaaaattgtcCTGAAAAATGGACAAAAATTAGTGCAGTAGTAAAAACGAGAACAGCTGATGATTGTTTAAAACGTTTTCTTTATTGTAGAGCTGTTGttttgaaagaaaaaaaaaaacttaaagAAGTAacagaacaaaaaaatgaaaaaggaaaagaaaaagaagaaacaaTTATAAAACAAGGAACAgaagatttaaaaaattcaaagaatgaaataaataatgatgatataaaagatgatgaagaacACGAACAAGATATAGATAGTGATGATatgaatattaataataatatgaatataaaggGAAAGAGTTTATTGTTAAATAATGtgcatttaaaaaatatatcattatataaggCAGTATTATTAAA gCTACAGTTAATTTGTAACAGGTGTTGTAATACATTTGATGTAACCTCAACAAGCAAGGAGGCTTGTCaaataa TTTGTACTTGCGTCAATTGCTCCAACAGTGCTGTTGTTGAAGTTTACAGAAATATTTGTTTCATGGAAAACACTTGTGTTTGTATTTTGAAGTTCAACCAGTGCTCACTAATg GATTTACTAACAGCTGATTACAGTGTTAATTGTGAGAGTTGTGGAAGAAAAaatctttttaaaaatgtcaCATCag gtaaagaaataaatgtgAACTGTCAAAAGTGTTTTTCGAAATTAGAATTTAAATACAAAGACATTTCTTTTGACGAGCCAATTAATGCAAATAACGAAAGCTTAAAAAA AATTGATGATATGATAAACAAATTATTTACCAAAAAAAAGTCGACTAAAAAAGCTGTACCAACAGcttcaaataatttaaaaatagaaaaaacaaaaaatatgataaaaataaataatatagaagtTAAAGATGGAGCTTGTAAGCATTTCAAAAAATCGCAtagattatttaaatttcctTGTTGTAACAAA ATTTTTCCTTGTCCGACGTGCCATGATTTAAATAGTAATCATGAATGTGACATTGCGAAGAGGGTTATTTGTGGGTTTTGTTACAGAGAGTTTAGTGACGATGAAGTGTGTATTTGTCAAAgggataaaaaattaaaaaaaggtGGAAAGTTTTGGGAGgtaa GAAAAGGATGTCGTAATGCAATCACGTTAAGCAGAAATGAttccaaaaaatataaactttTAAATAGACAAAGtgtccaaaaaaaaaaaaaaaaatga
- a CDS encoding zinc finger protein, putative, producing MLEKGNNLCEVDKKKNIYKENNSNNNNMNSNNNMNNNNNMNSNNNMNSNNNNNNNIYNNINIFSEKASFSCIKNYDEHVTNYLKKGKLFYGKMKNKETQNENAHEGDIESREKYDIKKITKNVNNMSNHDKKNDQVLNNNNIKENINNINNNNNNNNNNNSYHCKNELITRKRNVYMSNRFKNNNNNNNNNNSSSNNPFDNLSSRNYKNVYNTCPKSNLIKKESHMNDKFNIHKNILNNHIDTYTNNEDSTNKDYDDKQSDSIIKNNYNNRNIYNKFYNNNLNNNYVNYNEKKYMCQSNNIYMKYKKNHFYKNYDDEKLLNRNFKKNSQAYRGYQKVPNYLKESNNLHMQDKSEPFVKEENKNMENEIVNMDKYENDFLKLKEDKMKDTNDLSFKREDNNNNNMDGENIDIKKNMSDKINDKINENINDITNDKINDKINDITNDKINDKINENINDAVNNVVSEDKELNSDKQSDKYISDELKRIKREEEKKKVMNWKSEEQTLLEEGLRIYKNLKNCPEKWTKISAVVKTRTADDCLKRFLYCRAVVLKEKKKLKEVTEQKNEKGKEKEETIIKQGTEDLKNSKNEINNDDIKDDEEHEQDIDSDDMNINNNMNIKGKSLLLNNVHLKNISLYKAVLLKLQLICNRCCNTFDVTSTSKEACQIICTCVNCSNSAVVEVYRNICFMENTCVCILKFNQCSLMDLLTADYSVNCESCGRKNLFKNVTSGKEINVNCQKCFSKLEFKYKDISFDEPINANNESLKKIDDMINKLFTKKKSTKKAVPTASNNLKIEKTKNMIKINNIEVKDGACKHFKKSHRLFKFPCCNKIFPCPTCHDLNSNHECDIAKRVICGFCYREFSDDEVCICQRDKKLKKGGKFWEGGKGCRNAITLSRNDSKKYKLLNRQSVQKKKKK from the exons atgttagaAAAAGGTAATAACTTGTGTGAAgtggataaaaaaaaaaatatatacaaggaaaataatagtaataataataatatgaacagtaataataatatgaacaataataataatatgaacagtaataataatatgaacagtaataataataataataataacatttacaataatataaatatattcagtGAAAAAGCGTCTTTTTCTTGTATAAAGAATTATGATGAACATGtaacaaattatttaaagaaaGGAAAATTGTTTTATGGGAAgatgaaaaataaagaaacacAAAATGAGAATGCTCACGAAGGTGATATAGAATCAAGAGAAAAATacgatataaaaaaaattacaaaaaatgtaaataatatgagtaatcatgataaaaaaaatgaccaagtattaaataataataatataaaagaaaacataaataatattaataataataataataataataataataataatagttatcATTGTAAGAACGAATTAATAACAAGAAAAAGAAACGTATATATGTCCAACcgatttaaaaataataataacaataataataataataatagtagtagtaataatccTTTTGATAATTTATCAAGTAGAAAttacaaaaatgtatataatacttGTCCTAAAagtaatttaataaaaaaagaaagtcaTATGAATGACAAGTTTAATATTCataagaatattttaaataatcatattgATACATACACGAATAATGAAGATTCTACTAATAAggattatgatgataaacAAAGTGAtagtataataaaaaataattataataatagaaatatatataataaattttataataataatttaaataataattatgttaattataatgaaaaaaaatatatgtgccaaagtaataatatatatatgaaatataaaaaaaatcacttttacaaaaattatgatgatgaaaagtTATTAAACAGAAATTTTAAGAAAAACAGCCAAGCGTATAGGGGTTATCAAAAAGTAcctaattatttaaaagaatcAAATAACCTGCACATGCAAGATAAAAGTGAACCATTTGTTAaagaggaaaataaaaatatggagAATGAAATAGTAAATATggataaatatgaaaatgattttttaaaactaAAGGAAGATAAAATGAAAGATACAAATGATTTATCATTTAAAAgggaagataataataataataatatggatggtgaaaatatagatataaaaaaaaatatgagtgataaaataaatgacaaaataaatgaaaatataaatgatataacaaatgacaaaataaatgacaaaataaatgatataacaaatgacaaaataaatgacaaaataaatgaaaatataaatgatgctGTAAATAATGTTGTTAGTGAAGACAAGGAATTAAATTCAGATAAACAAagtgataaatatataagtgatgaattaaaaagaattaaaagagaagaagaaaaaaaaaaagttatgaATTGGAAAAGTGAAGAACAGACTTTACTTGAAGAAGGGTTAAGAATTTataagaatttaaaaaattgtcCTGAAAAATGGACAAAAATTAGTGCAGTAGTAAAAACGAGAACAGCTGATGATTGTTTAAAACGTTTTCTTTATTGTAGAGCTGTTGttttgaaagaaaaaaaaaaacttaaagAAGTAacagaacaaaaaaatgaaaaaggaaaagaaaaagaagaaacaaTTATAAAACAAGGAACAgaagatttaaaaaattcaaagaatgaaataaataatgatgatataaaagatgatgaagaacACGAACAAGATATAGATAGTGATGATatgaatattaataataatatgaatataaaggGAAAGAGTTTATTGTTAAATAATGtgcatttaaaaaatatatcattatataaggCAGTATTATTAAA gCTACAGTTAATTTGTAACAGGTGTTGTAATACATTTGATGTAACCTCAACAAGCAAGGAGGCTTGTCaaataa TTTGTACTTGCGTCAATTGCTCCAACAGTGCTGTTGTTGAAGTTTACAGAAATATTTGTTTCATGGAAAACACTTGTGTTTGTATTTTGAAGTTCAACCAGTGCTCACTAATg GATTTACTAACAGCTGATTACAGTGTTAATTGTGAGAGTTGTGGAAGAAAAaatctttttaaaaatgtcaCATCag gtaaagaaataaatgtgAACTGTCAAAAGTGTTTTTCGAAATTAGAATTTAAATACAAAGACATTTCTTTTGACGAGCCAATTAATGCAAATAACGAAAGCTTAAAAAA AATTGATGATATGATAAACAAATTATTTACCAAAAAAAAGTCGACTAAAAAAGCTGTACCAACAGcttcaaataatttaaaaatagaaaaaacaaaaaatatgataaaaataaataatatagaagtTAAAGATGGAGCTTGTAAGCATTTCAAAAAATCGCAtagattatttaaatttcctTGTTGTAACAAA ATTTTTCCTTGTCCGACGTGCCATGATTTAAATAGTAATCATGAATGTGACATTGCGAAGAGGGTTATTTGTGGGTTTTGTTACAGAGAGTTTAGTGACGATGAAGTGTGTATTTGTCAAAgggataaaaaattaaaaaaaggtGGAAAGTTTTGGGAG gGAGGAAAAGGATGTCGTAATGCAATCACGTTAAGCAGAAATGAttccaaaaaatataaactttTAAATAGACAAAGtgtccaaaaaaaaaaaaaaaaatga